The Salinibacterium sp. M195 genome includes a window with the following:
- a CDS encoding anthranilate synthase component I family protein has protein sequence MRSRVLTAALPHWVDPAAVFGELMKISADNVAGAVWLDSGVTASTGRSYLAVSERAVLSSDLTEPVFDWMRREFHPVDVDVSEVPPGFRLGWVGWLGYELRGESLGVEITTPASTPDAAWLWVDRMLVFDHGLQSLSLLALGDSWTGELAQWRDDMHALVAAAETTAEAVADAAVNPAAAVARTQPTSRESLRTTTADVDDAVDAPTAVWRDSDASYLAMIAACQDAIVEGDAYQLCLTTSVHVDRIVDPVAAYLALRAANPSHHGGFLRVGETSLLSSTPEQFLSIDPSGEVETKPIKGTRRRDLDPLEDARLRDELLASDKERAENLMIVDLMRNDLGRVCEVGSVTVPKLFDIESYATVHQLVSTIRGQLRPEVSAVDAIEASFPAGSMTGAPKHSATLILDALETGPRGIYSGVFGYVGLDGAVDLAMVIRSIVVDARGSTIGAGGGITALSVATEELAEVKLKAAALLRVLGVRVD, from the coding sequence ATGCGCTCTCGCGTTCTTACTGCCGCCCTGCCGCACTGGGTCGACCCCGCGGCGGTGTTCGGCGAACTCATGAAGATTAGCGCTGACAACGTTGCTGGCGCGGTGTGGCTTGATAGCGGGGTGACAGCCTCCACCGGCCGCAGCTACCTCGCCGTGTCTGAGCGTGCTGTGCTCAGCAGCGACCTCACGGAGCCTGTTTTCGATTGGATGCGCCGCGAGTTTCACCCCGTCGACGTTGATGTCTCTGAGGTTCCTCCCGGTTTTCGGCTGGGCTGGGTCGGTTGGCTTGGTTACGAACTGCGCGGTGAATCGCTCGGAGTGGAAATTACGACGCCAGCGTCGACCCCGGATGCGGCGTGGCTGTGGGTAGACCGGATGCTGGTGTTCGACCATGGGCTGCAATCGCTGAGCCTGCTGGCGCTCGGCGACAGCTGGACGGGAGAACTCGCCCAGTGGCGCGACGATATGCACGCCCTCGTCGCGGCGGCGGAGACGACCGCGGAAGCGGTAGCGGACGCGGCGGTGAATCCAGCGGCGGCAGTCGCGCGCACGCAGCCTACGTCGCGGGAAAGCTTGAGAACCACCACCGCCGATGTTGACGATGCGGTCGATGCGCCGACCGCGGTGTGGCGTGATTCCGACGCCAGCTATCTCGCAATGATTGCTGCGTGCCAAGACGCAATTGTCGAGGGAGACGCCTATCAGCTGTGTCTCACAACAAGCGTTCACGTCGATCGCATCGTCGATCCCGTGGCAGCGTATCTCGCGTTGCGGGCAGCGAATCCGAGCCACCATGGCGGATTTTTGCGCGTTGGGGAGACCTCGCTACTGAGCTCGACTCCCGAACAGTTTCTCTCGATTGACCCCAGCGGGGAGGTCGAAACAAAACCCATCAAGGGAACGCGTCGCCGCGATCTCGATCCGCTCGAAGATGCGCGGCTGCGTGACGAGCTTCTCGCCAGCGACAAGGAGCGCGCGGAAAATCTGATGATCGTCGACCTCATGCGCAATGATCTCGGGAGAGTGTGCGAGGTTGGCTCGGTCACGGTGCCGAAACTGTTTGATATTGAAAGCTACGCCACGGTGCACCAACTCGTCAGCACCATCCGGGGTCAGTTGCGGCCCGAGGTGAGTGCTGTCGATGCGATCGAGGCTTCTTTTCCGGCCGGATCGATGACGGGGGCGCCGAAACACTCCGCGACCCTCATCCTCGACGCTCTCGAGACTGGCCCGCGCGGAATTTACTCTGGCGTGTTTGGGTATGTTGGGCTCGACGGTGCCGTGGACCTGGCGATGGTCATCCGCTCCATTGTGGTGGATGCTCGGGGTTCGACGATCGGTGCCGGCGGCGGAATCACTGCCCTCTCGGTTGCCACCGAAGAGCTTGCTGAGGTCAAGTTGAAGGCGGCAGCCCTGCTGAGAGTGCTCGGCGTTCGGGTTGACTAA
- a CDS encoding DUF4190 domain-containing protein produces the protein MTSSTVSDSVPDSSVVVLERSDHDGQASEATTEHPEHPEHAEGGSPSSADFAAASSSSTRRPSRTMSILALSLGIASFFFAQSVVVPLAAILLGVFGLRDEPTGRAFSIWGIVLACVASFGWIVILAGIALFALPIILFAGF, from the coding sequence ATGACTTCTTCAACTGTTTCTGATTCTGTTCCCGATTCTTCCGTAGTGGTTCTCGAGCGATCTGACCACGATGGCCAGGCTTCGGAGGCAACTACCGAGCACCCCGAGCATCCCGAGCACGCTGAGGGAGGTTCGCCCTCATCCGCGGACTTCGCCGCTGCATCTTCGTCATCCACGCGACGTCCTTCTCGTACGATGAGCATTCTGGCGCTGAGTTTGGGCATCGCGTCGTTCTTTTTTGCGCAGAGCGTTGTTGTGCCGCTGGCCGCTATCCTCTTGGGAGTGTTTGGCCTGCGCGATGAGCCAACGGGCCGAGCATTCTCGATCTGGGGCATCGTTTTGGCCTGTGTTGCCTCGTTCGGCTGGATCGTTATCTTGGCGGGAATTGCCCTGTTCGCACTGCCGATCATCCTCTTTGCTGGCTTCTAG
- the rpsT gene encoding 30S ribosomal protein S20, whose protein sequence is MANIKSQIKRIGTNKKSQDRNRQVRSQVKTAIRATRAAIKSGDKDAALTSLKVAAKSLDKAAGKGVLHKNQAANRKSAIAKQVAAL, encoded by the coding sequence GTGGCAAATATTAAGTCGCAGATCAAGCGCATCGGCACCAACAAGAAGTCCCAAGACCGCAACCGTCAGGTCAGGAGCCAGGTCAAGACCGCTATCCGCGCAACACGCGCAGCGATCAAGTCTGGCGACAAAGACGCCGCTCTCACGAGCCTGAAGGTTGCCGCCAAGTCGCTCGACAAGGCAGCCGGCAAGGGCGTCCTGCACAAGAACCAGGCAGCGAACCGCAAGTCGGCCATCGCCAAGCAGGTCGCAGCACTCTAA
- the holA gene encoding DNA polymerase III subunit delta, whose protein sequence is MAVKPPARSATKSKVAIPQLTWNKVRPAPIVLVSGTEGFLADRAIRLLRDTLKVEDPSLEVSDLEADQYSPGELISLASPSLFSEPRMIRVTNVEKCTDAFITETIKYLDAPAEDTYVVLRHAGGVRGKKLLDAIRSGAGGGIEITCLDLKKDAEKYDFAAAEFATKRRRVTPGALRTLVSAFSADLAELAAACQQLIADDADEINESTVARYYSGRVETSAFKVADSAIAGRSGEALVLLRHALASGADPVPIVAAFASKLRTMAKLSGGSMSSGQAAKTFGMAPWQAERAMKDLRGWSDAGLGSAIEAIADTDAQVKGLGRDPVFALERMISIVAARGNY, encoded by the coding sequence GTGGCCGTTAAACCCCCAGCACGATCGGCGACAAAGTCGAAGGTCGCTATTCCACAGTTGACGTGGAACAAGGTGCGTCCGGCTCCCATTGTGTTGGTCAGTGGCACCGAAGGGTTCCTCGCTGACCGCGCGATTCGACTGTTGCGCGACACCCTGAAAGTAGAAGATCCCAGTCTCGAAGTGAGCGATCTCGAGGCGGATCAGTATTCTCCAGGAGAACTCATCAGCTTGGCGAGCCCGTCGCTTTTCAGCGAGCCGCGGATGATCCGGGTGACCAACGTTGAAAAGTGCACCGATGCTTTCATCACTGAGACCATCAAATATTTGGATGCGCCCGCCGAAGACACCTACGTGGTGCTGCGTCATGCCGGGGGAGTCAGGGGCAAAAAGCTGCTTGACGCGATTCGTTCTGGCGCCGGTGGCGGCATTGAAATCACGTGTCTCGATCTCAAGAAGGACGCCGAAAAGTACGACTTCGCGGCAGCGGAATTCGCCACCAAGCGCAGGCGGGTGACTCCAGGAGCTCTCCGCACGCTCGTCTCCGCATTCTCGGCCGATCTTGCTGAACTCGCCGCGGCGTGCCAACAACTCATCGCTGACGATGCCGATGAGATCAACGAGTCAACTGTTGCCCGCTACTATTCGGGGCGCGTAGAAACCAGTGCATTCAAGGTTGCTGACTCAGCAATCGCTGGGCGCTCCGGCGAAGCCCTCGTCCTATTACGCCATGCACTGGCTTCGGGTGCAGATCCGGTGCCGATCGTTGCCGCGTTTGCTTCGAAGCTGCGCACGATGGCGAAACTCTCCGGCGGTTCGATGTCATCGGGACAAGCCGCGAAAACGTTTGGTATGGCGCCGTGGCAGGCCGAGCGGGCGATGAAAGATTTGCGAGGCTGGAGTGATGCCGGGCTCGGCTCCGCGATTGAGGCGATCGCCGACACGGATGCTCAAGTGAAAGGTTTGGGGCGCGACCCCGTTTTCGCCCTAGAACGCATGATCTCAATTGTGGCGGCTCGCGGCAACTACTAG
- the leuS gene encoding leucine--tRNA ligase has product MTEQPNFADAHDDRDATPGYDVAAIHAKWQAKWDELKPFATSDPDDKRPRKYILDMFPYPSGDLHMGHAEAYAFGDIAARYWRQRGFNVLHPIGWDSFGLPAENAAIERGIDPRGWTYDNIEQQKKSMKLYGVSFDWDRVLHTSDPEYYKWNQWLFLKMYEKGLAYRKDSWVNWDPIDQTVLANEQVLADGTSERSGAVVVKKKLTQWYLKITDYADRLLDDLNQLEGAWPSKVLSMQRNWIGRSIGADVDFEIEGRDEKVTVFTTRPDTLYGVTFMVVAPDGDLAAELVENASDDVRASFTSYLEQTQKQTEIERKDAGRPKTGIPLDRFAINPVTGERIPIWAADYVLADYGHGAVMAVPAHDQRDLEFAIKFDLPVRVVLDTNAPITGAIPVLELDENGMAILPDDLPPLNPRDTGKSLQGDGRMINSGPLDGLSKSNAIKKIVEQLEAAGTGRAAKTYRLRDWLISRQRFWGTPIPIIHGSDGELIPVPFDQLPVELPSTEGLDLKPKGKSPLAAAEDWINVEDPRDGSPALRDADTMDTFVDSSWYFLRFLSPNDPDKAFDPAEAEKWAPVDQYVGGVEHAILHLLYSRFITKVLFDLGYVSFTEPFSALLNQGMVLSEGKKMSKRSRKAVTFSGEIAEHGADALRLTLAFAGPPEENINWEDVSPPASHKFLARAFRLVGDVTSAPEIEWKTGDIALRRATHRFLADGPGLAESLKFNVLVARIMDLVNTTRKVIDSGAGGGDAAVREAAEVITIALSLFAPHTAEEMWEKLGYEPTVALAGWRKAEPALLVEESVTAVVQVDGKVRDRLEVSPKIDVAALEALALASEVVMRSVGDREIIKVIVRAPKLVNIATRQQPTEG; this is encoded by the coding sequence GTGACTGAGCAGCCCAACTTTGCTGATGCACACGATGATCGCGATGCAACCCCCGGCTATGACGTCGCGGCCATCCACGCGAAGTGGCAAGCCAAGTGGGACGAGCTAAAGCCGTTCGCGACGAGTGACCCTGACGACAAACGCCCGCGCAAGTACATTCTCGACATGTTCCCGTACCCCTCAGGCGACCTTCACATGGGGCACGCTGAGGCGTATGCGTTTGGTGACATCGCGGCGCGCTACTGGCGTCAGCGTGGCTTCAACGTGCTGCACCCCATTGGATGGGACTCCTTCGGTCTTCCTGCCGAGAACGCGGCCATCGAGCGCGGTATTGACCCTCGTGGTTGGACATACGACAACATCGAGCAGCAAAAAAAGAGCATGAAGCTCTACGGCGTCTCGTTCGACTGGGATCGTGTTCTGCACACGAGCGACCCCGAGTACTACAAGTGGAACCAGTGGTTGTTCCTCAAGATGTACGAAAAGGGCCTCGCCTATCGCAAGGACTCCTGGGTCAACTGGGACCCGATAGACCAGACCGTTCTTGCGAACGAGCAGGTTCTGGCCGACGGCACGTCCGAGCGTTCCGGCGCAGTCGTTGTCAAGAAGAAGCTCACGCAGTGGTACCTCAAAATTACCGACTATGCCGACCGTCTGCTCGATGACCTGAACCAGCTTGAGGGTGCGTGGCCGTCGAAGGTGCTGTCGATGCAGCGCAACTGGATCGGCCGTTCAATCGGTGCCGACGTTGACTTCGAAATTGAGGGTCGCGACGAGAAAGTCACCGTCTTCACGACGCGTCCAGACACGCTCTACGGCGTCACTTTTATGGTTGTTGCCCCCGATGGTGACCTCGCTGCTGAGCTCGTTGAAAATGCGAGCGACGACGTTAGAGCGTCGTTTACCAGCTATCTTGAGCAGACTCAGAAGCAGACCGAGATCGAGCGCAAGGATGCTGGTCGCCCCAAGACTGGTATCCCGCTTGACCGTTTTGCCATCAACCCGGTGACGGGCGAGCGAATCCCGATCTGGGCTGCCGACTATGTACTCGCCGACTACGGTCATGGCGCGGTTATGGCTGTGCCGGCCCACGACCAGCGTGACCTCGAGTTCGCGATCAAGTTTGACCTGCCCGTGCGCGTCGTTCTCGACACGAATGCTCCAATCACCGGAGCAATTCCTGTTCTCGAGCTCGATGAGAACGGCATGGCGATCCTTCCGGATGACCTACCGCCGTTGAATCCTCGCGACACTGGCAAGTCGTTGCAGGGCGATGGCCGCATGATCAACTCTGGGCCGCTCGATGGGCTCAGCAAGAGCAACGCGATCAAGAAGATTGTTGAACAGCTCGAGGCTGCCGGAACGGGCCGTGCTGCGAAGACGTACCGCTTGCGCGACTGGTTGATCAGCCGCCAACGCTTCTGGGGAACCCCCATCCCGATCATCCATGGCTCGGATGGCGAACTCATTCCGGTTCCCTTCGACCAGCTGCCGGTTGAGTTGCCGTCGACCGAAGGGCTCGACCTGAAGCCCAAGGGCAAGTCGCCTCTCGCTGCCGCCGAAGACTGGATCAACGTTGAAGACCCGCGCGATGGTAGCCCTGCTCTTCGCGACGCTGACACGATGGACACCTTCGTCGACAGCTCGTGGTATTTTTTGCGGTTCCTTTCGCCGAACGACCCCGATAAGGCGTTCGACCCGGCAGAGGCTGAGAAATGGGCTCCCGTCGACCAGTACGTCGGCGGAGTAGAGCACGCGATTCTGCACCTGCTTTACTCGCGCTTCATCACGAAGGTTCTTTTTGACCTCGGCTATGTGAGCTTCACTGAGCCTTTCAGCGCTCTGCTCAATCAGGGCATGGTGCTCTCTGAGGGCAAGAAAATGTCGAAGCGCAGTCGCAAGGCTGTTACCTTCTCCGGCGAAATTGCGGAGCACGGAGCAGATGCTCTGCGCCTGACCCTCGCGTTCGCTGGCCCGCCCGAAGAAAACATCAACTGGGAAGATGTTTCTCCTCCCGCATCCCACAAGTTCTTGGCTCGCGCTTTCCGTCTCGTCGGAGATGTCACGAGTGCACCCGAGATCGAGTGGAAGACCGGCGATATCGCGCTGCGTCGTGCCACTCATCGGTTCTTGGCGGATGGCCCAGGCCTCGCAGAATCCCTGAAGTTCAACGTGCTTGTTGCTCGCATCATGGATCTCGTGAACACGACGCGCAAGGTGATCGACAGTGGCGCTGGTGGCGGGGATGCGGCTGTTCGTGAAGCTGCAGAGGTCATCACGATCGCACTGAGCCTATTTGCCCCGCACACGGCCGAAGAGATGTGGGAGAAGCTTGGTTACGAGCCCACCGTTGCCCTCGCCGGATGGCGCAAGGCAGAACCTGCGCTTCTCGTCGAAGAGTCGGTGACCGCCGTTGTGCAAGTGGATGGCAAGGTCCGTGACCGTCTCGAAGTCTCGCCGAAGATTGATGTGGCGGCGCTCGAGGCACTTGCTCTGGCCTCTGAGGTCGTTATGCGAAGCGTTGGCGACCGCGAGATCATCAAGGTCATCGTGCGGGCGCCGAAGCTCGTCAACATTGCGACTCGTCAACAGCCCACAGAAGGCTAG
- the lepA gene encoding translation elongation factor 4 — MSPRASYTLEPASTDPAFIRNFCIIAHIDHGKSTLADRMLSVTGVVSDRNMRAQYLDRMDIERERGITIKSQAVRMPWSLTDENGKEQAYALNMIDTPGHVDFSYEVSRSLAACEGAILLVDAAQGIEAQTLANLYLAMENDLTIIPVLNKIDLPAADPDKYAEEIAGLIGCDPSTVLRVSGKTGIGVPELLDEATRLIPAPVGDPTAPARAMIFDSVYDAYRGVITYVRMIDGKMAPREKVMMMSTKSAHELLEIGVSSPEPTPTKGLGVGEVGYLITGVKDVRLSKVGDTVTNFAKPSTQPLKGYSEPKPMVFSGLYPIDGSDYPVLREALDKLKLSDAALVYEPETSVALGFGFRCGFLGLLHLEIVRERLEREFNLDMIATAPSVIYEVMGDDKKFTTVTNPSEFPGGKIGSVSEPMVKASVLTPKDFVGTVMELCQSRRGTMQGMEYVGTDRVELHYTMPLGEIVFDFFDHLKSRTQGYASLDYEPSGHQEADLVKVDILLQGEAVDAFSAIVHRDNSYAYGVLMTERLKKLIPRQQFEVPIQAAIGSKIIARESIRAMRKDVLAKCYGGDISRKRKLLEKQKEGKKRMKMVGRVEVPQSAFIAALSGEVEAGKEKK, encoded by the coding sequence ATGTCTCCTCGCGCCTCTTACACACTTGAGCCTGCTTCGACCGATCCTGCGTTTATCCGCAACTTTTGCATCATTGCGCATATCGATCACGGCAAGTCCACCCTCGCTGACCGCATGCTTTCGGTCACGGGGGTTGTTAGCGACCGCAATATGCGGGCGCAGTACCTCGACCGCATGGATATTGAGCGTGAGCGCGGCATCACCATCAAAAGCCAGGCAGTACGCATGCCCTGGTCGCTTACCGACGAAAACGGTAAAGAGCAGGCCTACGCGCTCAACATGATTGACACCCCAGGCCACGTTGACTTCAGTTATGAGGTTTCGCGTTCGCTGGCAGCCTGTGAGGGTGCAATCCTCTTGGTCGATGCGGCCCAGGGCATCGAGGCTCAGACTCTCGCCAACCTGTACTTGGCGATGGAGAACGACCTGACGATCATCCCGGTGCTCAACAAGATCGACCTGCCGGCGGCTGATCCTGACAAGTACGCCGAAGAAATCGCTGGCCTCATCGGTTGCGATCCCTCTACAGTGCTTCGCGTTTCCGGCAAGACCGGCATCGGCGTTCCCGAGCTTCTCGACGAAGCAACGCGCCTCATCCCGGCTCCCGTCGGTGACCCAACCGCTCCTGCCCGTGCCATGATTTTCGACTCGGTCTACGACGCGTACCGTGGCGTCATCACGTATGTCCGCATGATCGACGGCAAGATGGCACCGCGCGAGAAAGTCATGATGATGTCGACGAAGTCGGCCCATGAGTTGCTCGAGATCGGCGTGAGTTCGCCAGAACCGACCCCGACGAAGGGTCTCGGCGTTGGTGAGGTTGGATATCTCATTACCGGTGTGAAGGATGTTCGACTGAGCAAGGTCGGCGACACGGTCACCAACTTTGCCAAGCCGTCGACACAGCCGCTCAAGGGTTACTCCGAGCCGAAACCGATGGTCTTCTCGGGGCTCTACCCGATCGATGGTTCCGATTATCCGGTGCTGCGCGAGGCTCTCGACAAACTGAAGCTCTCGGATGCCGCTCTGGTCTACGAGCCGGAAACGTCAGTGGCGCTTGGTTTCGGTTTCCGTTGTGGGTTCTTGGGCCTGCTGCATTTGGAGATCGTGCGTGAGCGTCTCGAGCGCGAGTTCAATCTCGACATGATCGCTACGGCGCCATCGGTGATTTACGAAGTGATGGGTGACGACAAGAAGTTCACCACCGTGACGAACCCGAGCGAGTTCCCTGGTGGCAAGATCGGTAGTGTGAGCGAACCGATGGTGAAGGCATCCGTTCTTACGCCGAAGGATTTCGTCGGAACGGTGATGGAACTCTGCCAGTCGCGCCGCGGAACCATGCAGGGCATGGAATATGTCGGAACCGACCGGGTGGAGCTTCACTACACGATGCCACTCGGCGAGATTGTCTTCGACTTCTTTGATCACTTGAAGAGCCGAACGCAGGGCTATGCAAGCCTCGATTATGAGCCAAGCGGACATCAGGAAGCCGACCTCGTCAAGGTCGACATCCTGTTGCAGGGTGAGGCTGTTGACGCGTTCAGCGCGATCGTGCACCGCGATAATTCGTATGCTTACGGCGTGCTGATGACCGAACGCTTGAAGAAACTGATTCCGCGTCAGCAGTTTGAGGTTCCCATTCAGGCAGCGATCGGGTCGAAGATCATCGCGCGCGAGTCGATTCGGGCCATGCGCAAAGACGTTCTTGCTAAGTGCTACGGCGGTGACATCAGCCGTAAGCGCAAGCTCCTCGAGAAGCAAAAAGAGGGCAAGAAGCGCATGAAGATGGTTGGCCGTGTTGAGGTTCCGCAGTCTGCGTTCATCGCAGCGCTGTCTGGTGAAGTCGAAGCCGGCAAAGAGAAGAAGTAG
- a CDS encoding ComEA family DNA-binding protein, producing MEEFEQARRARLRLRVGAVVVLVLVALGCAVLATALTARPEPTEISRAEPGENGVEASFGAPPVFVHVTGAVVRPGLFELADGSRVIDAIAAAGGFTATANRDELNLARLLTDGEQFAVPVEGEQSADAAASDSRVNLNTADAAALDTLPRVGPAMAARILAWRDANGRFASIDDLRSVSGIGDKTFEGLRELITV from the coding sequence GTGGAAGAGTTTGAGCAAGCGAGACGTGCCCGATTGCGGCTACGTGTTGGGGCAGTCGTTGTACTCGTCTTGGTCGCTCTTGGCTGCGCAGTGCTGGCGACGGCGCTTACCGCGCGGCCAGAACCTACCGAGATTTCTCGGGCCGAGCCTGGGGAGAACGGCGTCGAAGCCTCGTTTGGGGCTCCGCCGGTTTTCGTTCACGTCACGGGAGCAGTTGTTCGGCCCGGCCTTTTCGAACTCGCGGACGGTTCCCGCGTTATCGACGCCATTGCGGCTGCCGGGGGATTTACCGCTACGGCCAATCGCGATGAGCTCAACCTCGCTCGGCTCCTGACCGATGGCGAACAGTTTGCTGTGCCCGTAGAGGGCGAACAGTCGGCGGATGCTGCAGCATCCGATTCGCGTGTGAACTTGAACACGGCAGATGCCGCAGCGCTCGACACCCTGCCTCGGGTCGGTCCGGCTATGGCGGCACGCATCTTGGCGTGGCGAGACGCCAACGGACGATTTGCCAGCATTGACGACCTGCGAAGTGTTTCGGGTATCGGCGACAAAACCTTCGAGGGGCTTCGCGAGTTGATTACCGTATGA
- a CDS encoding ComEC/Rec2 family competence protein, protein MSLDLRLSIPVALAWLVAVVLIGVPQWALASTLALWLAAGIATASALVSRRRLLTSVALACALAALCSTSVAIHADARQPQSLSDLAARHSQVEVWGTTTSAASAEAEYFHAQLTAVVVEGKTVPLSSPALVFRESDRFSEDSASQPPQNPEWGIGVAFSVTATLTATEPGDGRAVLVFSSEEPQWRADPNGGLEWANHLRRTFAAAAEILPGGGGQLIGGLAIGDTAAVSEELDAAMKTSSLSHLTAVSGANCAIVVGLIMALGGRIGVHRALRIALSVLVLLAFVVLVTPDPSVLRAALMATLVLIALASGRPIRGMAVLSLAAISLLVFDPWLARNFAFALSVFATAGLLLFAEPLAQFLGRWLPRWLSLVIAVPLAAQLACQPILLLLQPTLPTYGVVANVLAAPAAPVATVVGLAACVALSVFPPLGLALLWIAWLPSAWVAAVATFFSDAPGARIPWWEGWIGVVALSALTVVLLAALVMRGRWRCRAITTLLIVATVVAASAAGLGVSAALSWPRDWQFAQCDVGQGDAVVLRSGKEIALIDTGPDPDRLDKCLARLDIDRIDLLVLTHFDHDHVGGTEAVVGRVDTVLVGPTGSAKDEAVIEVLAAAGAQVLPTSTGDRGELGELRWSVLWPGERLSGIDPGNDASLVVEFLPRPDCMQQCLSSVFLGDLGESAQARLVGERRLSRVDVVKVSHHGSADQYAPLYVAVSATLGLVGVGEENGYGHPTAEALDMLAEAGISIARSDTDGLVLVSPTLRPGAVSLWSERRVSAQG, encoded by the coding sequence ATGAGTCTCGATCTGCGGCTGAGCATCCCGGTTGCGCTTGCTTGGCTAGTTGCGGTGGTTCTGATTGGCGTTCCGCAGTGGGCGTTGGCCAGCACTCTAGCGTTGTGGCTGGCTGCGGGAATCGCCACAGCCTCAGCGCTCGTCTCGCGCCGGCGGCTGCTCACTAGCGTCGCTCTCGCGTGTGCGCTGGCAGCCCTCTGCTCGACTTCTGTCGCGATCCACGCGGATGCTCGTCAGCCTCAATCGCTGAGCGATCTTGCTGCTCGTCACAGCCAGGTCGAGGTGTGGGGAACGACGACCTCGGCGGCAAGCGCAGAGGCTGAGTACTTTCACGCGCAACTCACCGCAGTTGTTGTCGAAGGGAAAACGGTGCCGCTGAGTTCCCCGGCACTGGTATTTCGAGAGAGCGATCGTTTCAGTGAAGACAGCGCATCGCAGCCGCCCCAGAATCCGGAATGGGGGATCGGAGTCGCTTTCTCGGTTACCGCAACGCTGACGGCAACGGAGCCGGGTGACGGCAGAGCAGTGCTGGTGTTTTCTTCGGAAGAACCGCAATGGCGTGCCGACCCGAACGGTGGTCTCGAGTGGGCGAACCACTTGCGGCGCACCTTTGCTGCAGCAGCCGAGATCCTTCCCGGCGGTGGCGGGCAACTAATCGGTGGGCTTGCGATCGGAGACACTGCAGCGGTAAGCGAGGAACTTGACGCGGCTATGAAGACGAGCTCGTTGAGTCACCTCACAGCGGTTTCGGGCGCCAACTGCGCCATTGTGGTGGGGCTGATCATGGCTCTCGGCGGCCGAATCGGCGTTCATCGTGCACTGCGGATTGCGCTCTCTGTGCTTGTGCTTCTCGCCTTTGTTGTGCTCGTCACCCCTGACCCCAGCGTTCTTCGGGCGGCGCTGATGGCGACTCTGGTGCTCATCGCGTTGGCAAGTGGGCGACCGATCCGCGGTATGGCGGTGCTCTCTCTTGCCGCAATCAGCCTCCTCGTGTTCGATCCTTGGCTGGCCCGCAACTTCGCGTTTGCGCTCTCCGTGTTCGCGACGGCTGGCCTCTTGCTCTTTGCGGAACCGCTAGCTCAATTTTTGGGGCGCTGGCTGCCGCGGTGGTTATCGCTAGTGATTGCGGTGCCTCTCGCGGCTCAGCTTGCGTGCCAGCCGATCCTGCTCTTGCTTCAACCCACGTTGCCCACCTATGGGGTGGTGGCGAATGTCCTTGCGGCGCCAGCGGCCCCGGTAGCCACTGTCGTTGGTTTAGCGGCCTGTGTGGCGCTATCGGTGTTCCCTCCGCTCGGCTTGGCGTTGTTGTGGATCGCCTGGTTGCCGTCTGCATGGGTGGCCGCCGTAGCCACGTTCTTTTCTGACGCGCCTGGTGCACGCATTCCTTGGTGGGAGGGGTGGATCGGAGTTGTCGCGCTTAGTGCGCTCACCGTGGTGCTGCTGGCTGCGCTCGTCATGAGAGGCCGCTGGCGCTGCCGCGCCATCACCACGCTTCTCATCGTTGCGACGGTCGTAGCCGCATCCGCCGCTGGCCTCGGCGTGAGTGCCGCTCTCTCGTGGCCGAGGGATTGGCAGTTCGCGCAGTGCGATGTCGGTCAAGGTGACGCTGTCGTTCTGCGCAGCGGTAAAGAAATCGCCCTCATCGATACCGGTCCTGATCCTGATCGACTCGACAAGTGTCTTGCACGCTTAGACATTGACCGAATCGACCTTTTGGTGCTTACGCACTTCGACCACGATCATGTGGGCGGCACCGAGGCGGTGGTCGGCCGAGTGGACACTGTGTTGGTAGGTCCGACCGGGTCTGCCAAAGATGAGGCGGTGATCGAAGTGCTTGCGGCGGCTGGGGCTCAGGTGCTTCCGACAAGCACGGGAGATCGCGGAGAGCTCGGCGAGTTGAGATGGAGCGTGTTGTGGCCTGGCGAGCGGCTTTCCGGCATCGATCCGGGCAACGATGCGAGTCTCGTCGTGGAGTTTTTGCCGCGACCAGACTGCATGCAGCAATGCCTCAGCTCAGTATTTTTGGGTGACCTAGGTGAGAGTGCGCAAGCGCGGCTCGTAGGTGAACGCCGACTCTCGCGAGTGGATGTCGTCAAAGTAAGTCATCACGGTTCTGCCGACCAATACGCGCCGCTCTATGTCGCTGTCAGCGCCACGCTGGGATTGGTGGGGGTCGGTGAAGAGAACGGTTACGGGCATCCCACCGCTGAAGCCCTCGACATGCTTGCGGAGGCGGGGATCTCGATCGCGCGAAGCGACACAGACGGATTGGTTTTAGTGTCGCCAACGTTGCGACCCGGCGCAGTCTCGTTGTGGTCGGAACGGCGCGTCAGTGCGCAAGGATAG